One genomic segment of Timaviella obliquedivisa GSE-PSE-MK23-08B includes these proteins:
- a CDS encoding YegS/Rv2252/BmrU family lipid kinase, whose protein sequence is MNTLLIINPTSGPAENPQMVTDLTEILETQGIQAEICTTTPDEDGEGLAAAAARAGAKLVIVAGGDGTIEAVARGLVHTQTVLGIIPLGTRNNIAASLNIPNDLTQAIQIVAEGDRDRFDMGKANNHYFMEVVGVGLEASLFPCGDEVKEGIKKNYWAALRSMVSGVKTFLQFRTHRLVLRLDGRRIRRLRTLQVNVCNSPRYGMEFSLAPEAKMNDGKLDVIYINNPSKWEHLRHFFTAMQGKQLPHARLKTHRASKIEVRSYPLLKVHADGECLGTTPVTIEVIPQALWICVPKPEQWASLSTEAAFLG, encoded by the coding sequence ATGAACACGCTCCTCATCATTAATCCTACCTCTGGACCTGCTGAGAATCCTCAGATGGTCACTGACCTCACAGAAATCTTGGAGACCCAAGGCATTCAAGCTGAAATCTGCACGACTACCCCTGACGAAGACGGGGAAGGTCTTGCGGCAGCGGCTGCCCGAGCAGGAGCTAAGCTGGTGATTGTGGCAGGAGGCGATGGCACTATTGAAGCTGTTGCCCGTGGGTTAGTGCATACTCAAACGGTATTAGGCATTATTCCTTTAGGAACGCGCAATAACATTGCGGCTAGCTTGAACATTCCAAACGATTTAACGCAAGCTATCCAGATTGTGGCAGAGGGCGATCGCGATCGGTTTGATATGGGCAAGGCGAACAACCATTACTTTATGGAAGTAGTAGGCGTGGGTCTAGAAGCTTCCCTCTTTCCGTGTGGAGATGAGGTGAAAGAAGGAATTAAGAAAAATTATTGGGCTGCGCTCAGAAGTATGGTTTCAGGTGTCAAAACTTTTTTGCAGTTTAGAACTCATCGTTTGGTCTTACGCCTCGACGGCAGACGAATTCGTCGGCTACGCACCCTACAAGTCAATGTTTGCAATAGTCCTCGCTATGGAATGGAATTTTCCCTAGCGCCTGAAGCAAAAATGAACGATGGCAAGCTAGACGTTATTTATATCAATAATCCTTCTAAATGGGAGCATCTACGCCACTTCTTTACAGCCATGCAAGGCAAACAGCTGCCCCATGCGCGGCTCAAAACTCATCGCGCTTCTAAAATTGAGGTTAGAAGCTATCCACTCCTAAAAGTCCATGCCGATGGAGAATGCCTGGGCACTACCCCAGTTACCATTGAGGTGATTCCTCAAGCGCTTTGGATTTGCGTGCCCAAGCCTGAACAATGGGCGAGTCTATCAACAGAAGCAGCGTTTCTAGGGTGA